One stretch of Bombina bombina isolate aBomBom1 chromosome 7, aBomBom1.pri, whole genome shotgun sequence DNA includes these proteins:
- the C7H11orf96 gene encoding uncharacterized protein C11orf96 homolog, with translation MSAKQAESLSICSNYQAVMPHYTGVSEEYPQPLQARPLRGKGKLKRPRQSRFKTQPVTFDEIQEVEEEGVSPTDEEKARKSFLQSLESLRRSSSNMHFQREKLVSCKLRHSLDSSDSDSAQ, from the coding sequence ATGTCTGCTAAACAGGCTGAGTCCTTGAGTATCTGCTCTAATTACCAGGCGGTCATGCCACACTACACTGGTGTAAGTGAAGAATATCCACAACCTCTCCAAGCCAGGCCACTGAGAGGCAAAGGTAAACTGAAGAGGCCAAGGCAAAGCAGGTTTAAGACTCAACCAGTCACCTTTGATGAAATCCAGGAGGTGGAGGAGGAGGGGGTGTCTCCAACTGATGAAGAAAAGGCCAGGAAATCTTTCCTACAGTCCCTGGAGTCCCTAAGGAGAAGCTCAAGCAACATGCACTTCCAGAGAGAGAAGCTTGTTAGCTGCAAACTAAGGCACAGTCTGGACTCCAGTGACTCAGACTCTGCACAGTGA